The sequence below is a genomic window from Parcubacteria group bacterium.
CGGTGGACTTGGATTTTGACCTCTTGGATGCTGAAAAAGAAGATTATGTCTTTGAAAGAGTCAGAAATATTTTAGAGAAATATGGCACATTGAAAGAGGCCAGCAAGAAAAGATTTAATCTGTTTTACTTGCTCTCATATTCTGAAAAAATTAAAGGTGGACAGAATATTAAGCTTGAAATAAATCGGAGGGATTTTAATTCTAAATATGAAGTAAGGTCGTATCTAGGTATTCCCATGAAAATAATGGTGCGAGAAGATATGGCGGCTCACAAGATAGTCGCGATGTTTGAGAGATTTGGCACTACGAATCGCGACATCTTTGATGTTTGGTTTTTCTTGCAGAATGACTGGCCGGTCAACAAAGAGATTATAGAAAAACGAACCGGCATGTTGTTCAGGGAACTTTTAGAAAAATGTATTGAACTGCTTG
It includes:
- a CDS encoding nucleotidyl transferase AbiEii/AbiGii toxin family protein — translated: MALNIAIHKNIMIKILKDIYSDATIGPILAFKGGTAAYLFYELDRFSVDLDFDLLDAEKEDYVFERVRNILEKYGTLKEASKKRFNLFYLLSYSEKIKGGQNIKLEINRRDFNSKYEVRSYLGIPMKIMVREDMAAHKIVAMFERFGTTNRDIFDVWFFLQNDWPVNKEIIEKRTGMLFRELLEKCIELLEKMDNGSILSGMGELLTPKQKDWARAKLRTDTIFLLKLRLENEKSMKF